The Zonotrichia albicollis isolate bZonAlb1 chromosome 6, bZonAlb1.hap1, whole genome shotgun sequence genome window below encodes:
- the TRMT61A gene encoding tRNA (adenine(58)-N(1))-methyltransferase catalytic subunit TRMT61A gives MSFVEYGDTIKDGDTAIVFLGHESMFPVKVQHGSVTQTKYGVIRHSTDLIGKKYGSKVTCSKGGWVFILHPTPELWTMNLPHRTQILYSTDISIITMMLELKPGSIVCESGTGSGSLSHALIRTVAPTGHLYTVEFHQQRAEKAREEFREHGVEHLVTVTNQDVCKNGFGVSSIADAVFLDIPSPWEAIGHAKSALKAEGGRICSFSPCIEQVQRTCLALEESGFTEINTLEILLRVYNVRTVSLQIPDLGRAAEDNSSPGFDSSSPSPQGSSCANLQPGTVQFKSGVPLREVVGHTGYLTFATKSLL, from the exons ATGAGTTTTGTGGAATATGGAGATACGATAAAGGATGGTGACACGGCCATTGTGTTCCTGGGCCACGAGTCCATGTTTCCTGTGAAGGTGCAGCATGGCTCTGTAACACAGACTAAGTATGGGGTCATCAGGCATTCCACAGACCTCATTGGCAAGAAATATGGCTCCAAAGTGACCTGCAGTAAAGGAGGATGGGTGTTCATTCTTCATCCAACTCCAGAACTGTGGACCATGAATCTCCCGCACAGGACGCAGATTCTGTATTCCACTGACATCTCCATCATCACCATGATGCTGGAACTGAAGCCAGGCTCCATAGTGTGTGAATCAG GTACAGGCAGTGGCTCCCTCTCCCATGCCCTCATCAGGACAGTGGCTCCCACCGGGCACCTGTACACGGTGGAGTTCCACCAGCAAAGGGCTGAGAAGGCGCGGGAGGAGTTTCGGGAGCACGGGGTGGAGCACCTGGTCACTGTCACCAACCAGGACGTCTGCAAAAACGGCTTTGGGGTCTCCAGCATTGCAGATGCCGTGTTCCTAGATATTCCATCTCCATGGGAAGCCATAGGACATGCCAAGTCAGCATTGAAAGCTGAAG GTGGCCGCATCTGCTCTTTCTCCCCCTGCATTGAACAAGTTCAGAGAACCTGCCTGGCCCTGGAAGAATCTGGTTTTACAGAGATTAACACCTTGGAAATTCTGCTCCGAGTGTACAATGTAAGGACAGTTAGCCTGCAAATCCCTGACCTtggaagagcagctgaggataattccagccctggctttgacagcagcagcccatcCCCTCAAGGCAGCTCGTGTGCTAATCTGCAGCCAGGGACTGTGCAGTTCAAGAGTGGTGTGCCACTGAGGGAGGTGGTTGGGCACACTGGGTACCTGACCTTTGCCACCAAGAGCCTGCTCTAG